The Hydrogenobacter thermophilus TK-6 genome window below encodes:
- the accD gene encoding acetyl-CoA carboxylase, carboxyltransferase subunit beta: MGILDKFFRKKREEKESLWTKCPECKTILYIPELSANLKVCPKCNYHFPMNAKERVESLLDGDVEVLFENILPKDPLGFKDTKSYKDRIRQAQDETGMSEAILVVRGRLRDIPMVLTVMDFSFIGGSMGSVVGERFYRACKLSASQNLPLVSVITSGGARMQEGILSLMQMAKTSIGVGLLEEKGLPYITVLTDPTMGGVSASFAFLGDIILAEPRSLIGFAGPRVIEQTIKQQLPEGFQRSEFLLEKGMLDMVVHRKELKDVLYRLLKMSTHGGRYVGI; the protein is encoded by the coding sequence ATGGGAATACTTGACAAGTTCTTCAGAAAGAAGAGGGAAGAAAAGGAGAGTCTGTGGACCAAATGTCCCGAATGTAAGACCATACTCTACATACCTGAACTTTCTGCAAATCTTAAGGTCTGTCCCAAGTGTAACTACCACTTCCCTATGAATGCAAAGGAGCGCGTTGAATCACTTCTGGACGGTGATGTAGAGGTACTTTTTGAAAATATCTTACCTAAGGATCCACTTGGCTTTAAGGATACAAAATCGTACAAAGACAGAATAAGGCAGGCGCAGGACGAAACAGGTATGAGCGAGGCTATTCTGGTGGTGCGTGGAAGACTCAGGGACATTCCTATGGTGCTTACGGTTATGGATTTTAGCTTTATAGGTGGAAGCATGGGCTCCGTTGTTGGAGAAAGATTCTACAGAGCTTGTAAGCTTTCCGCATCCCAAAACTTACCACTTGTGTCTGTTATCACATCGGGTGGGGCGAGAATGCAGGAGGGTATACTCTCTCTTATGCAAATGGCTAAAACTTCCATAGGTGTGGGACTTCTGGAAGAAAAAGGCTTGCCTTACATAACGGTGCTTACAGACCCTACTATGGGAGGGGTTTCAGCAAGTTTTGCCTTTCTTGGTGACATAATCTTAGCTGAGCCAAGGTCCTTAATAGGCTTTGCAGGTCCAAGAGTTATAGAGCAGACTATAAAACAGCAACTACCAGAAGGCTTTCAAAGGTCTGAGTTCCTTTTGGAAAAGGGCATGCTGGATATGGTTGTCCACAGGAAAGAACTCAAGGATGTGCTTTACAGACTTCTAAAGATGAGCACACATGGGGGAAGGTATGTTGGTATTTGA
- a CDS encoding 2,5-diamino-6-(ribosylamino)-4(3H)-pyrimidinone 5'-phosphate reductase, with protein sequence MNRPYVIIVSEVSVDGKLTLYRGASSKELMTLMDQEAYRYLHEIRAKVDGIMVGCETVRTDNPSLTVRYVQGKNPVRIIPCSTANVPLDANIFSKDAPTIIITTKRAPEDKVEKIKEVGAEVWVVGEDLVDFDKLMPMLVERGIKSLMVEGGASINWEFIKRGFVDEIRLIHLPVIVGGENVPTLVGGEGFKKLRNLLHLRLRAHFKRGHHLITEWEVVR encoded by the coding sequence ATGAATAGACCTTATGTGATTATAGTTTCGGAGGTAAGCGTTGACGGAAAGCTTACCCTCTACAGAGGAGCATCCAGCAAAGAGCTTATGACACTTATGGATCAGGAAGCATACAGGTATCTTCATGAGATAAGAGCCAAGGTGGATGGCATAATGGTAGGATGTGAGACGGTAAGGACAGACAACCCAAGCCTCACGGTGAGATATGTTCAGGGAAAGAACCCCGTAAGGATCATACCCTGCTCAACAGCCAATGTTCCTTTGGATGCTAACATTTTCTCAAAGGACGCACCTACCATCATAATAACTACCAAAAGAGCTCCAGAGGACAAGGTAGAAAAGATAAAAGAAGTAGGTGCGGAGGTCTGGGTAGTTGGTGAGGACCTTGTGGATTTTGATAAGCTTATGCCTATGCTTGTGGAGAGAGGCATAAAGAGCCTCATGGTGGAAGGTGGTGCTTCCATAAACTGGGAATTTATCAAAAGGGGTTTTGTTGATGAGATAAGACTCATTCACCTTCCCGTCATAGTGGGAGGTGAGAATGTTCCTACATTGGTAGGTGGAGAGGGCTTTAAGAAGCTCAGAAATCTGCTCCATCTGAGGCTAAGAGCGCACTTCAAAAGGGGTCATCACCTCATCACCGAATGGGAGGTGGTGAGGTAA
- the purH gene encoding bifunctional phosphoribosylaminoimidazolecarboxamide formyltransferase/IMP cyclohydrolase codes for MRALISVYNKDGIYQFAKALEELGYEIVSTGGTAKFLEEQGIKVKKVEELTQFPEVLSGRVKTLHPVVHAGILYRHWVEKDKEEIDRLGIKPIDVVVVNLYPFEEKLKDDLTEEELMEFVDIGGPTLLRASAKNFYRVVVVCDPKDYEWVAQKLKDGSLSLKDRKYLAYKAFSLTSYYDAVISRSLSSLFEMDTLPEKFALPFLLGATLRYGENPHQKGWLLQNPLEELGITKSKVVQGKEMSFNNYLDADSSIRLVSEFEKPACVIVKHGNPCGVAVGKNLTDAFEKALNTDRESAFGGIVAFNDRVDKALAEKLTEIFLEVVIAPEFTEDALSLLSKKKNLRVIQFFGYSYSFDIKKVSGGYLLQEEDNQDYQEIKVVSERHPTPEELKDLLFAWKVSKYAKSNSMVIAKDGRTLGIGSGNVSRVDSLRCAIARAQRYGFDLKGSVLSSEAFLPFRDSVDLAHKAGISAIIQPGGSIRDSEVIRAANQHGIAMVFTGIRHFRH; via the coding sequence ATGAGAGCTTTAATATCCGTATACAACAAAGATGGCATATACCAATTTGCAAAAGCTCTTGAGGAACTTGGCTACGAAATTGTATCAACTGGAGGCACTGCAAAGTTCCTTGAGGAGCAAGGCATAAAAGTTAAAAAGGTGGAGGAGCTTACGCAGTTTCCTGAGGTGCTAAGTGGGAGGGTAAAAACTTTACATCCTGTGGTGCATGCAGGTATCCTTTACCGGCACTGGGTAGAAAAGGACAAAGAGGAGATAGATAGGTTAGGTATAAAGCCCATAGATGTGGTGGTGGTAAATCTTTATCCCTTTGAGGAAAAGCTAAAAGATGACCTTACAGAAGAGGAGCTTATGGAGTTTGTGGACATAGGAGGTCCTACGCTTCTTAGAGCTTCCGCCAAAAACTTCTACAGAGTTGTTGTGGTGTGCGACCCAAAAGATTATGAGTGGGTAGCTCAGAAGTTAAAAGATGGTTCACTAAGTTTAAAAGATAGAAAGTATTTGGCATACAAGGCTTTTTCTCTGACTTCATACTACGATGCTGTAATATCAAGGAGTCTCTCTTCACTTTTTGAGATGGACACCCTTCCAGAGAAGTTTGCCCTTCCTTTCCTTCTTGGTGCCACTCTCAGGTATGGCGAGAACCCCCACCAGAAGGGTTGGCTACTGCAAAATCCCTTAGAGGAGCTTGGTATAACAAAGTCCAAAGTAGTGCAGGGCAAAGAGATGTCTTTTAATAACTACCTTGATGCAGACAGCTCTATCAGGCTTGTGAGCGAGTTTGAAAAACCTGCATGTGTTATAGTCAAGCATGGAAACCCATGTGGTGTGGCTGTTGGAAAGAACCTTACAGATGCTTTTGAAAAGGCTCTAAACACCGATAGAGAATCAGCCTTTGGCGGGATAGTTGCCTTTAACGACAGAGTTGATAAAGCATTAGCAGAAAAGCTTACAGAGATTTTCCTTGAAGTGGTGATAGCACCAGAGTTTACAGAGGATGCTCTTAGTCTGCTCTCCAAGAAGAAAAACCTGAGAGTCATACAGTTTTTTGGCTACTCTTACTCCTTTGACATTAAAAAAGTCAGCGGAGGTTATCTGCTTCAGGAAGAGGACAACCAGGACTATCAGGAGATAAAGGTGGTGTCAGAAAGGCATCCCACACCGGAGGAGCTAAAGGACCTTCTCTTTGCATGGAAAGTCAGCAAATATGCCAAGTCCAACAGTATGGTCATTGCAAAGGATGGGAGGACACTGGGCATAGGTTCTGGTAATGTATCCCGTGTGGATAGTCTTAGGTGCGCCATAGCACGAGCTCAGAGATACGGCTTTGACCTCAAAGGTAGCGTACTATCTTCGGAAGCTTTTCTGCCTTTTCGTGATAGCGTTGACCTTGCTCACAAGGCAGGCATCAGCGCCATCATACAGCCGGGAGGCTCCATAAGGGATAGCGAGGTCATAAGAGCCGCCAACCAGCATGGTATAGCCATGGTCTTTACAGGGATAAGGCACTTTAGACACTGA
- a CDS encoding CDP-alcohol phosphatidyltransferase family protein, translated as MNLTKRRESLKKVYAPVGTLLYKLHFPPNLITLLSLLLGMASAYAFYHGKLLTGSSFLLLSGLFDLADGTVARLSEKTSKFGAVFDWIADKWVDGFVLGTVGYFYAGPFTAITAVTASMLHSFIKPVVYSEIGYEARIKGKIKDPLEGVGFFGRPETHITLIIFALFERMNAPFGLSVGIKLIALLTLLSLLMRILYLYKHFGRSYE; from the coding sequence ATGAATCTTACGAAAAGAAGAGAAAGCCTAAAAAAGGTTTATGCGCCTGTTGGCACTCTGCTATACAAACTTCACTTTCCTCCCAACCTCATAACCTTACTCTCTCTTTTGCTGGGTATGGCATCCGCCTATGCTTTTTACCATGGTAAGCTTTTGACTGGTAGCAGTTTTCTGCTTTTGTCTGGACTTTTTGACCTTGCCGATGGTACTGTTGCAAGACTCTCGGAGAAGACTTCCAAGTTTGGAGCGGTGTTTGATTGGATAGCGGACAAGTGGGTAGATGGCTTTGTTTTGGGAACTGTTGGGTACTTTTACGCAGGACCTTTTACAGCCATAACTGCAGTAACTGCATCTATGCTACACTCCTTTATTAAACCTGTTGTTTATTCGGAGATAGGCTATGAGGCGCGCATAAAGGGAAAGATAAAAGATCCACTTGAAGGCGTTGGCTTTTTTGGAAGACCCGAAACTCACATAACTCTGATAATATTTGCCCTGTTTGAGAGGATGAACGCACCTTTTGGACTCTCGGTAGGTATAAAGCTGATCGCTCTTTTAACCTTACTATCGCTCCTTATGAGGATACTGTACCTATACAAGCACTTTGGGAGGAGTTATGAATAG
- a CDS encoding M16 family metallopeptidase: MMAVLFLLMLFTLSFGGGKVHELVLDNGVKVLIKETHGSGIVSGVIFIKSGVHGEKKRGLTYLTALMLTKGTKKYTSYDIASAFEDYGGSISASATDDYVEIDFATKLEGLKRGLEVIHSMLYEPAFNQEDLNREKMNVINAIRSKRERGMEFAMEHLRALTFKGTAYEVSPLGKEEDVNSISRQDVIERWGEILKGEDVVVSLVGDFKTQQVESMIKEAFSKVPSGAYKGFEHKDVYIEADEIQKVKRPGAQATVLCAFNAPSIKSEDAFTFKVLTSALGNGMTSKLFKELREKRGYAYATYAYYPTRYFSPRMFAYVGTSPEKGESALEDLIKVVQSSELTKEDVKLAKSKIIGDFLLDHQTRLKQAWYLGFYEIMGFGWKMDEMYPDKIAKVSFEDVVKLQKEYLKKYQCVLVEP; the protein is encoded by the coding sequence ATGATGGCAGTACTTTTTTTACTGATGCTGTTTACTCTCTCTTTTGGAGGTGGAAAGGTGCATGAGCTTGTCCTTGACAACGGTGTAAAGGTTTTGATAAAAGAGACTCACGGAAGTGGTATAGTGTCCGGAGTTATTTTTATAAAATCCGGTGTGCATGGAGAGAAAAAGAGGGGTCTTACCTATCTTACCGCCCTTATGCTCACCAAAGGTACTAAAAAGTACACCTCTTATGACATAGCCAGCGCCTTTGAAGATTACGGCGGTAGCATATCTGCAAGTGCTACGGACGATTATGTGGAGATAGATTTTGCCACCAAACTGGAGGGGCTAAAGAGAGGGCTTGAGGTTATACATAGTATGCTCTACGAACCAGCCTTTAACCAAGAAGACCTCAACAGAGAGAAGATGAATGTGATAAATGCCATAAGGTCTAAGAGGGAGAGGGGTATGGAGTTTGCAATGGAACACCTGAGAGCTTTAACCTTTAAGGGCACAGCTTATGAAGTTTCACCTCTTGGAAAGGAAGAGGATGTAAACAGCATAAGCAGGCAGGATGTGATAGAAAGGTGGGGAGAGATCCTAAAGGGGGAAGATGTGGTAGTCAGCCTGGTGGGGGATTTCAAAACTCAGCAGGTGGAGAGCATGATAAAAGAAGCCTTTTCTAAGGTCCCATCTGGAGCTTACAAAGGTTTTGAGCATAAAGATGTATACATAGAGGCTGATGAGATTCAAAAGGTAAAAAGGCCGGGGGCTCAAGCAACCGTTTTGTGTGCCTTTAACGCACCTTCTATAAAAAGCGAAGATGCCTTTACCTTTAAGGTGCTTACCAGCGCGTTGGGCAACGGTATGACCTCCAAGCTCTTTAAAGAATTAAGAGAGAAAAGGGGTTATGCTTATGCTACTTATGCCTACTACCCTACCAGATACTTTTCTCCCAGGATGTTTGCCTATGTGGGCACATCTCCGGAAAAGGGTGAGTCAGCTTTAGAGGACCTCATAAAGGTGGTTCAGTCTTCTGAGCTTACAAAGGAGGATGTAAAGCTTGCCAAGAGCAAAATAATAGGAGACTTTCTCTTAGACCACCAGACGAGGTTAAAACAGGCATGGTACCTTGGCTTTTATGAAATTATGGGCTTTGGGTGGAAGATGGACGAGATGTATCCTGATAAGATTGCAAAAGTTAGCTTTGAAGATGTGGTCAAACTCCAGAAGGAGTATCTGAAAAAGTATCAATGCGTTTTGGTGGAGCCTTAA
- a CDS encoding Crp/Fnr family transcriptional regulator, whose translation MIREVSEEVYGFACKLFPFAPEEFKRDLSTRSQKVEIKAGTMLGFPGSQCQVSPIVISGSLKVYLLLESGRELLLYTIGSGETCMFTTISILKNLPYPAYAVAEVDTIGLIMDARTVREFFDRYPQWRNFVLEMIAKNLYGLLTMLNELLSKRVDKRLLRYLYEKSINSKVLRTTHEEIAKDIGTVREVISRLLKDLERDGVIELGRGEIKIKDMERLKRELSF comes from the coding sequence ATGATAAGGGAAGTTTCTGAAGAGGTTTACGGCTTTGCATGTAAGCTTTTCCCCTTTGCCCCCGAAGAGTTCAAAAGGGATCTTTCTACGAGATCCCAGAAGGTGGAGATAAAGGCAGGCACCATGTTAGGCTTTCCCGGTAGCCAGTGCCAAGTATCTCCCATAGTCATTTCCGGCTCCTTAAAGGTTTACTTACTTTTGGAGAGCGGAAGGGAGCTCCTTTTGTATACCATAGGTAGTGGCGAGACATGTATGTTTACCACCATCTCTATACTTAAAAACCTACCTTACCCTGCTTATGCGGTGGCAGAAGTGGACACCATCGGGCTTATAATGGATGCACGCACCGTTAGAGAGTTTTTTGACAGATATCCCCAATGGAGAAACTTTGTTCTTGAGATGATAGCAAAGAACCTTTACGGGCTTCTCACCATGCTCAACGAGCTCTTATCAAAGAGAGTGGATAAGAGGCTCCTAAGATACCTCTATGAGAAATCCATAAATTCAAAAGTTCTGAGGACCACGCACGAGGAAATAGCAAAAGATATAGGAACTGTCAGGGAGGTTATCTCAAGACTTCTGAAAGACCTGGAGAGGGATGGGGTCATTGAGTTAGGAAGAGGTGAGATAAAGATAAAGGACATGGAGCGTTTAAAGAGGGAACTGAGTTTTTAA
- the rpmA gene encoding 50S ribosomal protein L27, with amino-acid sequence MASKASGGSTRNGRDSHSKRLGVKRFGGQLVRAGSIIVRQRGTKVYPGVNVGMGSDFTLFALKDGIVKFEDRRNRKYVSVIPV; translated from the coding sequence ATGGCTTCAAAAGCAAGCGGTGGCTCAACAAGAAACGGAAGAGATAGCCATTCCAAGAGACTTGGAGTAAAGAGGTTTGGTGGTCAGCTGGTTAGGGCAGGGAGTATAATAGTCAGACAGAGAGGTACCAAAGTGTATCCAGGGGTCAATGTAGGTATGGGTTCTGACTTTACTCTCTTTGCCCTAAAGGACGGCATAGTCAAGTTTGAAGACAGAAGAAACAGGAAGTATGTAAGCGTTATACCCGTCTAA
- a CDS encoding M16 family metallopeptidase, translating to MKILIFLLEVLMVSLALAQELYTYKLPNGAHLIVKRRDDTQAVALQVWFKVGSIYENYQEKGMAHFLEHMLFNGSEKYPYGEIDKRVESMGGNINAGTSKDYTFYHIEIAKPYWKEALELLYELTQKPLLLESMVEKEKPIVIEELKRGKDNPTTLLWEEFEKLSYKVSPYRFPIIGYEETIKSFTRESLLKFYRNFYQPKNMYIVIVGDVNPQDVKEEVLRTFGKEEGRTVERPQIPKEPEQIGPRFKEIKDSRLEKAYWIIGWRSPAVGSKEYYALVVLDQVLGGGRTSLLYRELKEKGLVYSVFTGDLGRAEDNMYVISATFDPGRYHQVKERLKEVLDELYKSLSDEEVKKAKERVINSDIFSKEKADNDAYYIGYSATVIGTLDYYKYFENNIKSVRRQDVLKVLKKYLNDNYNEVLMVPER from the coding sequence ATGAAGATTCTTATCTTTCTGCTGGAGGTTCTTATGGTAAGCTTAGCTTTGGCACAGGAGCTATACACTTACAAGCTACCCAACGGTGCCCACCTTATAGTAAAGAGAAGAGACGATACACAAGCTGTGGCTCTTCAGGTTTGGTTTAAGGTGGGCTCCATATACGAAAATTACCAGGAGAAGGGTATGGCACACTTTCTTGAACATATGCTCTTTAATGGTTCTGAAAAGTATCCTTACGGTGAGATAGATAAAAGAGTGGAAAGCATGGGAGGCAATATAAACGCCGGCACTTCCAAAGATTACACTTTTTACCACATAGAGATAGCAAAGCCTTATTGGAAAGAGGCTCTGGAGCTTCTGTATGAGCTTACCCAAAAACCCCTCCTTTTGGAAAGCATGGTAGAAAAGGAAAAACCTATAGTCATAGAGGAGCTAAAGAGAGGCAAGGACAATCCTACAACGCTTCTGTGGGAGGAGTTTGAAAAACTCTCTTACAAAGTCTCTCCTTACAGATTTCCCATAATAGGCTACGAAGAAACCATAAAAAGCTTCACAAGAGAGTCTTTGCTAAAGTTTTACAGAAACTTCTATCAGCCCAAAAACATGTACATAGTGATAGTGGGCGATGTAAACCCCCAAGATGTAAAGGAGGAGGTTTTAAGAACCTTTGGTAAGGAAGAAGGAAGGACTGTTGAGAGGCCACAGATACCAAAAGAACCAGAACAGATAGGACCAAGGTTTAAGGAGATCAAAGACAGCAGGCTTGAAAAGGCTTACTGGATAATAGGTTGGAGGTCTCCGGCGGTTGGTTCAAAGGAATACTACGCTTTGGTGGTGCTGGATCAGGTGCTGGGTGGAGGCAGAACATCCCTTCTATACAGGGAACTTAAAGAGAAAGGTTTAGTTTACAGCGTATTCACCGGTGACCTTGGAAGAGCGGAGGACAACATGTATGTTATAAGTGCTACCTTTGACCCGGGTAGGTACCACCAAGTTAAAGAAAGACTAAAAGAGGTTCTTGATGAGCTTTACAAAAGTCTTAGCGATGAGGAGGTAAAGAAAGCCAAGGAGAGGGTGATAAATTCAGACATATTTTCCAAGGAAAAGGCTGACAACGATGCTTATTACATAGGCTACTCAGCAACCGTAATAGGAACGCTTGACTACTATAAGTACTTTGAAAACAACATAAAGTCCGTGAGAAGACAGGATGTGCTTAAAGTTTTGAAAAAGTACTTAAATGATAACTACAACGAAGTCCTTATGGTGCCGGAAAGATGA
- a CDS encoding DUF488 family protein, N3 subclade: MAKSTGKQKSVLTATTNLRRKRYDKAKASVRKLRRWFSHDPEKFEEFKERYIKELENKEDLLLKLVDEARRDTLTLIYSAKDENHNSAVVLKEVIEKILTSPPPIR, translated from the coding sequence ATAGCGAAGTCCACTGGAAAGCAAAAGTCTGTCCTTACTGCCACCACAAATTTAAGGAGAAAGAGGTATGATAAAGCTAAAGCGAGTGTACGAAAACTCAGAAGATGGTTTTCCCACGATCCAGAAAAGTTTGAAGAGTTCAAAGAAAGGTATATAAAGGAGCTGGAGAATAAAGAAGATCTGTTACTTAAACTTGTGGACGAAGCAAGGAGAGACACATTGACACTAATTTATTCTGCCAAGGATGAGAACCATAACAGCGCGGTGGTTCTTAAAGAAGTTATAGAAAAGATACTTACCTCACCACCTCCCATTCGGTGA
- the rplU gene encoding 50S ribosomal protein L21 produces MYAVIQTGGKQYVVKPGMKIRIESIKASEGQTVEFEPIMLRKDDGNMEFYKGKVIAQVVAKGKHKKVHIFKFRAKKNYKRWRGHRQPYTEILIKEIKEV; encoded by the coding sequence ATGTACGCAGTTATACAGACAGGTGGGAAACAGTATGTGGTAAAGCCGGGCATGAAAATCAGGATAGAGAGTATAAAGGCTTCGGAGGGGCAGACTGTAGAGTTTGAGCCTATAATGTTAAGAAAGGATGACGGAAATATGGAATTTTACAAAGGAAAGGTAATTGCACAAGTTGTAGCAAAAGGTAAACACAAAAAGGTTCACATTTTTAAGTTCAGAGCCAAAAAGAACTATAAAAGGTGGAGAGGCCACAGACAGCCTTACACTGAAATATTAATTAAAGAGATTAAGGAGGTATGA
- the ilvC gene encoding ketol-acid reductoisomerase yields MAKVYYDQDATLEPLIGKTVAVLGYGSQGHAHALNLRDSGIRVIVGLPEGSKSKRKAIEDGFAVFQPARAVQEADIIMFLTPDTVQPQIYKESVEPYLDSSKSLAFAHGFNIHFRQIVPPKDVDVFMVAPKGPGHLVRWMYEEGKGVPALVAVHQDASGFCKDKALAYAKAIGATRAGVIETTFKEETETDLFGEQTVLCGGVTALIKAGFETLIEAGYQPEVAYFECLHELKLIVDLIYQYGIAGMRYSISDTAKYGDVTRGERIYQLVKPLMKEVLEEIQKGEFAKEWILENQAGRPVFNALLEKDRKHAIEEVGEKLREMMPWITSKELK; encoded by the coding sequence ATGGCTAAGGTTTATTACGATCAGGATGCCACCCTTGAGCCTCTCATAGGTAAAACCGTAGCTGTTCTCGGATATGGCAGTCAGGGGCATGCTCACGCGCTCAACCTCAGAGACAGTGGCATAAGAGTGATAGTAGGTCTTCCGGAAGGTAGTAAGTCAAAGCGCAAGGCTATTGAGGATGGTTTTGCTGTTTTTCAGCCTGCAAGAGCAGTTCAGGAAGCCGACATAATTATGTTTCTTACGCCTGATACGGTTCAACCTCAGATATACAAAGAGAGTGTAGAGCCATACCTTGACTCTAGCAAAAGTCTTGCCTTTGCCCATGGCTTTAACATACACTTCAGACAGATAGTACCGCCTAAGGATGTGGATGTATTTATGGTGGCTCCCAAGGGTCCGGGTCATTTGGTAAGATGGATGTATGAAGAGGGAAAGGGTGTTCCAGCTTTGGTAGCTGTGCATCAAGACGCCAGTGGTTTTTGCAAAGATAAAGCTCTCGCTTACGCGAAGGCAATAGGTGCCACCAGAGCGGGAGTTATAGAAACCACTTTTAAGGAGGAAACGGAAACAGACCTCTTTGGGGAGCAGACGGTGCTGTGTGGTGGTGTCACTGCTCTCATAAAAGCTGGATTTGAAACCCTTATAGAAGCAGGCTATCAACCCGAAGTAGCTTACTTTGAATGCCTTCACGAGCTAAAACTCATAGTTGACCTCATATACCAGTATGGCATAGCAGGGATGAGGTACTCCATATCCGATACCGCCAAGTATGGTGATGTGACAAGGGGTGAGAGAATATACCAACTGGTAAAACCCCTCATGAAAGAGGTGCTGGAGGAGATACAGAAGGGAGAGTTTGCCAAAGAGTGGATCTTGGAAAATCAGGCGGGAAGACCTGTATTCAATGCGCTTCTGGAAAAGGACAGGAAGCACGCCATAGAAGAGGTTGGCGAGAAGTTAAGAGAGATGATGCCCTGGATAACCAGCAAGGAGCTAAAATGA
- the yajC gene encoding preprotein translocase subunit YajC — protein MIDIAFAQQTAQGGPAGAFFVQLVFLIGIFAIFYFLMIRPQQKARKRHQEFLANLKKGDKVITSGGIWGTVVEIGEDTITLRVDANTRITFTKEAIVSYQPKAKEEKSEKSE, from the coding sequence ATGATAGATATAGCTTTTGCACAGCAGACTGCACAGGGAGGACCAGCAGGAGCCTTTTTCGTTCAGCTTGTCTTTCTTATAGGCATCTTTGCCATTTTTTACTTTCTCATGATAAGACCTCAGCAAAAGGCGAGAAAAAGGCATCAGGAGTTTTTGGCAAATCTAAAGAAGGGTGATAAGGTGATAACCAGCGGTGGCATATGGGGTACCGTGGTGGAGATAGGAGAAGACACTATAACACTAAGGGTGGATGCCAACACGAGAATTACCTTTACAAAGGAAGCCATAGTAAGCTATCAACCAAAAGCAAAGGAAGAGAAGTCTGAAAAGAGCGAATGA
- a CDS encoding segregation/condensation protein A has protein sequence MLVFDEDHPFALAYRLVQEGRLDPWNVDIAELANIYLEEIKKMEVLDMRVPARAVLAAAFLLKKKVDLLFPEPKKPRERKRHFTLDEILQEFEEQEEHISESIVEIVKSERITVRKKAPVRKGKGKIIPIHISRFEHVLEEIDRLISEGLRRFSLLELFWGKNLAPYVMAIMVLYSEGKVDLHQKEPYGDLVIEVLKDE, from the coding sequence ATGTTGGTATTTGATGAAGACCATCCTTTTGCCTTAGCTTACAGATTGGTTCAGGAAGGAAGATTAGACCCTTGGAATGTAGATATAGCAGAGCTTGCCAATATATACCTTGAAGAGATAAAAAAAATGGAAGTGCTTGACATGCGTGTGCCTGCAAGAGCAGTGCTTGCTGCTGCATTTCTCCTCAAAAAGAAAGTGGATCTGCTCTTCCCTGAGCCTAAAAAACCTCGTGAAAGAAAGAGGCACTTTACCCTTGATGAAATACTGCAAGAGTTTGAAGAGCAAGAAGAACACATAAGCGAATCAATAGTGGAAATTGTGAAAAGTGAGAGAATTACAGTCAGAAAGAAAGCTCCAGTTAGAAAGGGGAAAGGTAAAATTATACCCATCCATATATCAAGGTTTGAGCATGTACTGGAAGAGATAGATAGACTCATATCTGAAGGTTTGAGGAGGTTTTCCCTGCTGGAGCTTTTTTGGGGGAAAAATCTGGCTCCTTATGTAATGGCTATTATGGTCCTCTACAGTGAAGGTAAGGTGGACCTCCATCAGAAGGAACCTTACGGCGACCTTGTAATTGAGGTGTTAAAAGATGAATAA
- a CDS encoding class I SAM-dependent methyltransferase encodes MNKKVVGEVFSQVSKLYDPFLKGITLGNIDRWQRDLIELLDNEGNRLDVGTGTGEVLKKSIVKGLKVGIDLSIGMLKRAKTKCTDCHFILADAENMPFKDASFRSITLSLVYRHIDDKKAFLKEAYRVLEKGGHICILDINRFLGTRILTFIMRYPIKPLGLLMFGREKWDFFLHSLESSLSLSEVKQQLEGENFKVIHIKTYLFGLVYLLKASKL; translated from the coding sequence ATGAATAAGAAGGTGGTGGGTGAGGTCTTCTCTCAAGTCAGCAAACTTTATGACCCATTCCTGAAAGGTATAACTTTGGGAAACATAGATAGGTGGCAGAGAGACCTAATAGAGCTTTTGGATAATGAGGGCAATCGGCTTGATGTAGGAACGGGTACAGGTGAGGTTTTAAAAAAGTCCATTGTAAAGGGATTGAAGGTAGGTATAGACCTCTCAATAGGCATGCTAAAAAGAGCAAAAACCAAATGTACTGATTGCCACTTTATACTTGCAGATGCGGAAAACATGCCCTTTAAAGACGCTTCTTTTAGAAGCATAACACTATCCCTAGTATACAGGCATATAGATGACAAGAAGGCTTTCCTCAAGGAGGCTTATAGGGTGCTTGAAAAGGGTGGCCATATATGCATACTTGATATAAACAGATTCTTAGGTACTCGGATTCTTACCTTCATAATGAGATACCCCATAAAACCCTTAGGGCTTTTGATGTTTGGCAGGGAAAAGTGGGACTTCTTCCTTCACTCTTTAGAGAGCAGTCTGAGCCTTTCTGAGGTAAAGCAGCAGCTTGAAGGAGAAAACTTCAAAGTTATACACATAAAGACTTACCTTTTTGGTTTAGTTTATCTATTAAAAGCCAGTAAGCTTTAG